The sequence ACCACGGCGGGAGTTCAGATTACCCATAATATCACCTAAGAAGTTTTCTGGCACCTCCACCTCCACTTTCATCATGGGTTCCAGCAGAACCGGGGCGCACTTCATCACCCCTTCCTTGATGGCAATCGAACCGGCGAACTTAAACGCCATTTCCGAGGAGTCCACATCGTGGTAGGAACCGTCCACCAGGGTCACCTTCAGGTCAATCACGGGATAACCCGCTAAAATCCCTCCCTCGCAGGCTTCCCGAATCCCCTGTTCCACCGGCGGGATATACTCCTTGGGGATCACCCCGCCCACAATCTTGGAGACAAACTCCAGCCCAGTCCCCGGCTCCCCTGGGGCAATTTCGATCACCACATGACCGTACTGCCCTTTCCCACCGCTTTGACGGATGTACTTGCCCTCCTGGGTAGTGGATTTGCGGATGGTTTCCCGGTACGCCACCTGGGGATTGCCCACGTTCGCTTCCACGTTAAATTCCCGCAACATCCGATCCACCAGGATTTCCAGGTGCAGTTCCCCCATGCCGGAAATAATCGTCTGGTTGGTCTCCGCATCCACCGCCACCCGGAAGGTCGGGTCTTCCTTGGACAGGGATTGCAGAGCCTTGGAGAGCTTATCAATGTCGGCTTTGGTCTTCGGCTCAATTGCCACGGAGATCACCGGTTCCGGGATAAACAGGGTTTCCAAAATCACCGGGTGGTTTTCATCGCAGAGGGTATCCCCCGTAATCGTGTCCTTTAACCCCAATACGGCACCCAAATCCCCAGCCCGCAGTTCCTCCACCTCCTGCCGGTCATCCGCTTTCAGCACCACCAGCCGGGACAGGCGCTCCTTCTTGCCCTTGGTGGAGTTGAGCACATAGGTACCCCGCTGCATTACCCCGGAATACACCCGCACAAAGGTCAAATCCCCAAATTTATCCGACATGATCTTAAACGCCAGCGCCGCCAGGGGTTCGTTGTCATCCGCATGGCGTTCCACCTCCTCCCCGTTGGGCAGGGTGCCCTTAATCGCCGGGATGTCAATGGGGGACGGCAAATAGTCCAACACCGCATCCAGCAACAACTGCACGCCCTTATTTTTGAAGGCAGAACCGCAGAGCATGGGCACCATTTTGCCCCCAATCGTCGCCTTGCGAATGGCGGTACGAATTTCCTCCTCCGTCAATTCTTCCCCTTCTAAATACTTTTCCGTCAAAACATCATCGGTTTCCGCTGCCGCTTCCACCAGTTTCGCCCGAAACTCCTCGGCTTTTTCCCGCAGTTCCGCCGGAATCTCCACCTTGCGAATGTCCTTGCCAATGTCATCAAAATACTGGAAGGCACACATCCGCACCAGGTCAACTACCCCTTGGAATTGGTCTTCCGCACCGATGGGCAGTTGGATCGGCACCGCATTCGCCCGCAGACGATCCCGCACCTGGTCGTAAACCTTGTAAAAATTCGCCCCGGAGCGATCCATCTTGTTCACAAAAATAATCCGGGGCACCCGGTAGCGGTCCGCTTGCCGCCACACGGTTTCGGTCTGGGGTTGCACGCCCCCCACCGAGCACAAAACCGTAATCACCCCATCCAGCACCCGCATGGAGCGTTCCACTTCGATGGTGAAGTCCACGTGTCCGGGGGTATCAATAATGTTAATCGCATATTCATCGGCACCAGGCATGGGTTGGGAGGGGTCATCCGGGTTGCGCTTCGTCCAGCGGGTACTGATGGCGGCGGCGGTAATCGTAATCCCCCGTTCCCGTTCCTGCGCCATCCAGTCAGTAATCGCCGTGCCCTCATGCACTTCCCCCATTTTGTGCACCAGCCCGG comes from Synechococcus sp. C9 and encodes:
- the fusA gene encoding elongation factor G; protein product: MARTTPIERVRNMGIAAHIDAGKTTTTERILFYSGLVHKMGEVHEGTAITDWMAQERERGITITAAAISTRWTKRNPDDPSQPMPGADEYAINIIDTPGHVDFTIEVERSMRVLDGVITVLCSVGGVQPQTETVWRQADRYRVPRIIFVNKMDRSGANFYKVYDQVRDRLRANAVPIQLPIGAEDQFQGVVDLVRMCAFQYFDDIGKDIRKVEIPAELREKAEEFRAKLVEAAAETDDVLTEKYLEGEELTEEEIRTAIRKATIGGKMVPMLCGSAFKNKGVQLLLDAVLDYLPSPIDIPAIKGTLPNGEEVERHADDNEPLAALAFKIMSDKFGDLTFVRVYSGVMQRGTYVLNSTKGKKERLSRLVVLKADDRQEVEELRAGDLGAVLGLKDTITGDTLCDENHPVILETLFIPEPVISVAIEPKTKADIDKLSKALQSLSKEDPTFRVAVDAETNQTIISGMGELHLEILVDRMLREFNVEANVGNPQVAYRETIRKSTTQEGKYIRQSGGKGQYGHVVIEIAPGEPGTGLEFVSKIVGGVIPKEYIPPVEQGIREACEGGILAGYPVIDLKVTLVDGSYHDVDSSEMAFKFAGSIAIKEGVMKCAPVLLEPMMKVEVEVPENFLGDIMGNLNSRRGQIEGMSSEAGLAKVTAKVPLAEMFGYATDIRSMTQGRGVFTMEFSHYDEVPRNVAETIIKAKGNA